One window of the Synechococcus sp. CC9311 genome contains the following:
- a CDS encoding DUF3307 domain-containing protein translates to MESLNLLIVLVLAHFVCDFVLQSDRMAVEKIPGRDRTLHWSWWLASHAATHGLAVALLTGIPLLGALETLMHAILDWLKGRYRFTLAWDQSLHVLCKLIWVLLLIRI, encoded by the coding sequence TTGGAATCACTCAATCTTCTGATCGTGTTAGTGCTTGCTCATTTCGTCTGCGATTTTGTGCTGCAGAGCGACCGCATGGCAGTTGAGAAGATTCCAGGACGCGACCGCACGCTGCATTGGAGTTGGTGGCTGGCTTCTCATGCTGCAACCCACGGGCTTGCTGTTGCTCTTCTGACTGGGATCCCCTTGCTTGGAGCTCTGGAAACGCTGATGCACGCCATCCTTGATTGGTTGAAAGGTCGTTATCGCTTCACTCTGGCCTGGGACCAGAGCCTTCATGTGCTCTGCAAGTTGATTTGGGTGTTGCTCTTGATCAGGATCTGA
- the gatB gene encoding Asp-tRNA(Asn)/Glu-tRNA(Gln) amidotransferase subunit GatB — translation MAAPAATELAWEAVIGLETHVQLGTNSKIFTSASTAYGDDPNTHIDPVVCGLPGTLPVLNQKVLEYAVKASMGLNLNIAENCKFDRKQYFYPDLPKNYQITQYDQPIAEEGWIEVEVAEKGKDTYLKKIGIERLHMEEDAGKLVHAGSDRLAGSTHSLVDYNRAGVALAEIVSKPDLRSGREAAEYASEIRRIMRYLGVSDGNMQEGSLRCDVNISVRRGPDAPFGTKVEIKNMNSFSAIQKACDYEIQRQIKAYETGEPIVQETRLWDESKQLTKSMRSKEGASDYRYFPDPDLGPIEVSVAQREAWRSELPELPSAKRHRYADALGLSQYDARVLTDERSMAQYFESVVADGADAKLSANWITGDIAAYVNSNRLTFAELAFRPEQLAEMVKLIDGGKISGKIAKEILPELLEKGGSPKAIVDERGLGMISDPAAITAIVEELLAAHPDEVEAFRGGKNKLQGFFVGQLMKKTGGKADPKLANQILSQKLKG, via the coding sequence ATGGCAGCACCTGCAGCAACGGAATTGGCTTGGGAGGCCGTGATCGGTCTTGAGACCCATGTGCAGTTGGGTACCAACAGCAAGATTTTTACTTCCGCATCCACTGCTTACGGGGATGACCCCAATACCCATATCGATCCCGTGGTGTGTGGTCTTCCTGGGACGCTTCCAGTGTTGAATCAAAAAGTGCTCGAGTACGCCGTTAAGGCTTCGATGGGACTGAACCTAAATATTGCTGAGAACTGCAAATTCGATCGCAAGCAATATTTCTATCCAGACCTCCCTAAGAACTATCAAATCACTCAATACGATCAACCTATTGCAGAAGAAGGTTGGATCGAGGTGGAAGTTGCAGAGAAAGGGAAAGACACCTATCTGAAAAAGATCGGAATCGAGCGCCTGCATATGGAGGAGGATGCCGGCAAGTTGGTGCACGCCGGAAGTGATCGCCTGGCGGGCTCTACGCATTCGTTGGTGGACTACAACCGAGCGGGTGTGGCTTTAGCCGAGATTGTGAGCAAGCCCGATTTGCGCAGCGGCCGGGAAGCGGCTGAATATGCCTCTGAGATCCGTCGGATCATGCGCTATTTGGGTGTGAGCGATGGAAATATGCAGGAGGGCTCCCTGCGCTGCGATGTCAATATCTCCGTGCGTCGAGGGCCTGATGCACCCTTCGGCACGAAGGTGGAGATCAAGAACATGAATTCGTTTTCTGCCATCCAGAAGGCCTGCGATTACGAGATTCAGCGTCAGATCAAGGCCTACGAAACCGGAGAGCCGATCGTTCAGGAAACGCGCCTCTGGGACGAGAGCAAACAGCTCACCAAGAGCATGCGAAGCAAAGAGGGAGCAAGCGATTACCGCTATTTCCCCGATCCGGATCTTGGCCCGATTGAGGTGAGCGTTGCTCAGCGAGAAGCTTGGAGGAGTGAATTGCCTGAGCTGCCATCGGCCAAGCGTCATCGTTATGCCGATGCTCTTGGGCTATCGCAGTACGACGCGCGTGTGCTGACGGACGAACGTTCAATGGCGCAGTATTTCGAATCCGTCGTGGCTGACGGGGCAGACGCCAAGCTTTCAGCGAATTGGATTACGGGTGATATTGCGGCTTACGTCAACAGCAATCGCCTGACCTTCGCTGAATTGGCCTTTCGTCCTGAACAGCTCGCGGAGATGGTCAAGCTGATTGATGGCGGCAAGATCAGCGGCAAGATCGCAAAGGAGATTCTCCCCGAGCTTCTGGAAAAGGGTGGTTCTCCTAAGGCGATTGTGGATGAACGTGGACTGGGGATGATCAGTGATCCTGCGGCGATCACCGCGATCGTGGAAGAGCTCTTAGCGGCTCACCCTGATGAGGTAGAGGCATTTCGTGGGGGCAAAAACAAACTGCAGGGCTTCTTTGTTGGCCAGCTGATGAAAAAGACCGGTGGGAAGGCTGATCCAAAACTTGCCAATCAGATTCTCAGCCAAAAGCTCAAGGGATAA
- the thiO gene encoding glycine oxidase ThiO, with the protein MSNEQVLILGGGLMGLAIAHQLARRGRSVTVLSRRRNEAAGFVAAGMLAPHAEGLTGDLLRLGQLSLERIPRWVAQIEADSALPCGLRATGIVVPFEDAKERDRYATAAFGEALNRERLEQLLPGIAPAWKAGLLFDQDGQIDNRRQLMRALESACVDRGVNFQEGVEVLNLMKHDGRLHGVRTRDSEGLLSTLKCTTAVLCSGAWSAQLLPELPVFPVKGQMVSLQTPRGALRHVIFGPGTYLVPREDGLVVVGATSEPEAGFNEGLTPQGQQSLNQGIAALLPDAVNWPPMERWWGFRPCTPDEGPLLGQGPIPGLWLACGHHRNGVLLAAITTELLADAITNQATGSEAKRMLHAFRWDRFGE; encoded by the coding sequence ATGAGCAATGAGCAAGTGCTGATCCTTGGCGGCGGACTCATGGGCCTGGCAATCGCCCATCAACTGGCCCGGCGCGGACGTTCCGTGACCGTGCTGAGCCGGCGGCGGAACGAAGCCGCCGGGTTTGTCGCAGCTGGAATGCTGGCCCCCCACGCCGAAGGGTTGACTGGCGATCTCTTGCGACTTGGCCAACTGAGCCTGGAGCGGATTCCCCGCTGGGTGGCACAGATTGAAGCCGACAGTGCGCTTCCCTGCGGCCTGCGCGCCACAGGAATTGTTGTGCCCTTCGAGGATGCAAAGGAGCGAGATCGTTATGCGACCGCCGCCTTTGGCGAAGCCCTGAACAGAGAACGCCTCGAGCAGCTGCTACCTGGCATCGCACCGGCTTGGAAGGCCGGTCTGCTTTTTGACCAAGACGGGCAAATCGACAATCGCCGCCAACTCATGCGCGCCTTAGAGAGTGCTTGCGTAGACCGGGGCGTGAACTTTCAGGAAGGGGTTGAGGTTCTCAACCTGATGAAACATGACGGTCGCCTTCATGGCGTTCGAACCCGTGATTCAGAAGGACTGCTTTCGACTCTGAAATGCACAACGGCCGTTCTATGCAGCGGAGCCTGGAGTGCCCAGCTTCTTCCTGAATTGCCGGTGTTTCCAGTGAAGGGGCAGATGGTGTCTCTACAGACCCCAAGAGGCGCCCTGAGGCACGTGATCTTTGGGCCAGGCACCTATTTAGTCCCTCGGGAGGATGGTCTGGTGGTCGTAGGAGCCACCTCAGAACCAGAGGCTGGCTTCAATGAAGGGTTGACGCCCCAAGGGCAACAAAGTCTCAATCAAGGGATCGCTGCGCTGCTTCCCGATGCTGTGAACTGGCCACCGATGGAGCGTTGGTGGGGGTTTCGTCCCTGCACTCCGGACGAGGGCCCACTGCTGGGGCAAGGCCCAATCCCTGGGCTTTGGCTGGCCTGCGGCCATCACCGCAATGGCGTATTGCTAGCAGCAATTACAACAGAGCTGTTGGCTGACGCCATCACTAACCAAGCCACAGGCTCTGAAGCCAAAAGGATGCTTCATGCGTTCCGCTGGGACCGTTTTGGTGAGTAA
- the speA gene encoding biosynthetic arginine decarboxylase, with protein sequence MVLADSITWTGSDSAQLYGLERWGDPYFSINPRGHVSVQPRGDRGGSLDLMELVAGLQDRSLGLPLLIRFDDILEDRLERLHAAFERAVTRYDYEGRYQGVFPVKCNQQRHVVEELVTCGRRWHFGLEAGSKAELLIALSLMDDPEALLICNGYKDQRYIETAILARRLGRRPVVVIEQPDEVQRIIDASQELGAAPLIGIRARLSSRSTGRWGSSVGDKAKFGLPAPEIIGAVEALRDANLLSELRLLHFHVGSQINDIVVVKDALQEASRLYVELHALGAPMGYLDVGGGLGIDYDGSRTATAASTNYSLQNYANDVVATVKEGCEPNNVPVPTLISESGRAIASHFSVLVFNVLGSGGLQQPTPPIERDEPLIVRNLRETLQGIEALPTETPVDPSRLQEAWNDALKFKEDALAAFRLGYLSLKERSMAEQLTWACARALLDRLHDVAKLPDDLKTLPAVLAETYYANLSIFRSAPDTWAIQQLFPVMPLHRLNEQPTRLGHFADLTCDSDGKLNRFINDGQNKPLLELHQLKLNEPYLIGMFLGGAYQEVMGNLHNLFGSTDAAHIRLAPGGDYQVDHVVRGDTNADVLEMMEHDPDQLLERLRMASEKAISSGQLRISEARRLMDHLEISLHQSTYLQG encoded by the coding sequence ATGGTGCTCGCCGATTCCATCACCTGGACGGGGAGCGATAGCGCCCAGCTTTATGGGCTAGAGCGTTGGGGTGATCCTTATTTCTCAATCAATCCACGCGGGCATGTCAGCGTGCAGCCACGCGGAGACCGTGGCGGAAGCCTTGATCTGATGGAGCTGGTGGCTGGCCTGCAGGACCGCAGCCTTGGACTCCCCCTCCTGATCCGCTTCGACGACATCCTTGAAGACAGATTGGAACGCCTGCACGCTGCATTTGAACGGGCGGTTACTCGCTACGACTACGAGGGGCGTTATCAAGGCGTCTTCCCCGTGAAGTGCAACCAACAGCGCCACGTTGTGGAAGAGCTGGTGACCTGCGGAAGGCGCTGGCATTTCGGTTTAGAGGCAGGCAGCAAAGCCGAACTCCTGATCGCTCTCTCTTTGATGGACGACCCTGAGGCCCTCCTGATCTGTAACGGCTACAAAGATCAGCGCTACATCGAAACCGCGATTTTGGCCAGACGGCTTGGCCGAAGGCCTGTCGTGGTGATCGAACAACCGGACGAAGTGCAACGCATCATCGATGCAAGTCAGGAGCTTGGAGCCGCACCGCTCATTGGCATTCGCGCTCGGCTCTCCAGCCGAAGCACCGGACGTTGGGGTAGCTCTGTAGGGGATAAGGCGAAATTTGGGCTACCTGCTCCCGAAATCATTGGCGCAGTTGAGGCCCTACGGGACGCAAACCTCCTCAGCGAACTGCGCCTGCTTCATTTCCATGTAGGCAGCCAAATCAATGACATCGTCGTCGTCAAAGATGCCTTACAAGAAGCATCGCGCCTGTATGTGGAACTGCATGCCCTTGGTGCCCCGATGGGCTACTTGGATGTAGGAGGTGGTCTCGGAATCGACTACGACGGAAGTCGCACAGCCACGGCAGCCTCGACCAACTACTCCCTGCAGAACTACGCCAATGATGTTGTCGCAACCGTGAAAGAGGGGTGCGAACCCAACAACGTTCCCGTGCCAACGCTCATCAGCGAAAGCGGTCGAGCAATCGCGAGTCATTTCTCAGTGCTCGTATTCAACGTTCTCGGTAGCGGTGGCCTGCAACAACCAACACCTCCCATTGAACGAGATGAACCCCTGATCGTTCGCAATCTGCGCGAAACCCTTCAAGGCATCGAAGCCTTACCCACTGAAACTCCTGTTGACCCATCTCGCCTGCAAGAAGCCTGGAACGATGCGCTCAAGTTCAAAGAAGACGCTTTAGCAGCATTCCGGCTCGGCTATCTGAGCTTGAAAGAACGAAGCATGGCAGAACAACTCACCTGGGCATGCGCCAGGGCCTTGCTCGATCGTCTACACGATGTAGCAAAACTACCCGACGACCTCAAAACCCTGCCGGCTGTCTTGGCAGAGACCTACTACGCCAACCTTTCGATCTTTCGCTCCGCTCCAGATACCTGGGCCATCCAACAACTCTTCCCCGTGATGCCGCTGCATCGTCTCAACGAACAGCCCACACGTCTCGGACATTTCGCCGATTTAACCTGCGACTCCGACGGCAAGCTCAATCGTTTCATCAATGATGGACAAAACAAACCTCTCCTTGAACTCCATCAGCTCAAACTGAACGAGCCATATTTGATCGGCATGTTTTTAGGTGGTGCCTACCAAGAGGTAATGGGCAATCTGCACAATCTGTTCGGAAGCACCGATGCCGCTCACATTCGCCTGGCACCTGGTGGCGATTACCAAGTGGATCATGTTGTGCGTGGCGACACCAACGCCGACGTGCTGGAAATGATGGAACATGACCCAGATCAGCTGCTGGAACGGTTGCGCATGGCCAGTGAGAAAGCAATCAGCAGCGGACAGCTACGCATCAGCGAAGCAAGGCGGCTGATGGATCATCTCGAAATCAGTTTGCACCAGAGCACCTATTTACAAGGCTGA
- a CDS encoding transcriptional regulator, whose translation MIRNTVLVALLGLGGFSSDLFLRSSSAQAFAQAPAITPAPASDPLAVKRGFNLARGTAIRLNGGLNQYRPARCMFDSSINNRCLAQKDASGMVFHFPGGAPGWQESGTPPTIVTILKVAPDGRAITQQIYNGPPGNGLPR comes from the coding sequence ATGATCCGAAACACTGTCCTCGTCGCCCTCCTTGGCTTGGGAGGTTTCTCCTCCGATCTTTTCCTTCGATCGAGTTCTGCGCAGGCCTTCGCCCAGGCCCCTGCGATAACGCCCGCACCAGCCAGCGATCCACTGGCGGTCAAACGTGGTTTCAACCTCGCAAGGGGCACCGCCATTCGACTCAACGGTGGACTCAATCAATACCGACCCGCACGCTGCATGTTTGACAGCTCAATCAACAACCGCTGCCTGGCTCAAAAGGATGCCTCAGGCATGGTTTTTCACTTCCCTGGTGGTGCTCCTGGCTGGCAAGAATCAGGCACTCCTCCCACCATCGTCACCATCCTCAAGGTGGCACCAGATGGACGAGCCATTACGCAACAGATTTACAACGGCCCTCCAGGAAATGGCCTCCCCCGCTGA
- a CDS encoding CHASE2 domain-containing protein, whose protein sequence is MKPVRGVKHWLKTNSAILILSGGIAIAGGVGQDAMRQGELWLTDWALEFSGPRRVPNKVMIVAIDDFSLQQADNADLSDDTALQKLREWPWPRSTYALVLDRLIDSGAKTIGFDLLFDTPSSHGMEDDAVFAASLQRHVNSVVLGVQALSSEGPVAGLSLLDLTPTLKDAHPLIRRGLLNGRPDPDGVLRKPPGITSLNLRKQLGPAVPPGMASEILKKPPANPKTGVPLLAPYGPPRTIPTLSIWELLEPKAYAALQQSGKLQDAVVLIGPTAAVFQDLHRSVFSGAVGMPGVELHATEVANHLEGRSLQFVQPIPGWNLILAALTCGLGLAISGLERPLQRLGISAVATVGSLLIGVVLITKAWVVLPLGSIALTILATGIVSSADATVKLQWQRRRLRNTLGRYLSPAVAAEIADQPDNADVLLQGRLVDVVVLMSDIRGFTAFTQAMTEKGEVHGLVNRLNTYFSEIVDAVHAQQGTVDKFIGDATLAVFGAPLQRSCAANAEAGIETAIAIQQRLEQLNQEWIASGQEPWAQVIVLSYGWVVSGNIGSSTRMDYTVIGDAVNTASRLEQIAKQCNRTIVMSEAVAELLENQWPLDDLGKFPIRGQEPQRVFALKTATNALRKPGTHT, encoded by the coding sequence ATGAAACCTGTGCGTGGGGTCAAACATTGGCTCAAAACAAATAGCGCCATCCTGATCCTCAGCGGAGGAATCGCGATTGCAGGCGGAGTCGGACAAGACGCAATGCGTCAAGGGGAACTGTGGCTCACGGACTGGGCACTGGAATTTTCCGGTCCTAGAAGGGTGCCGAACAAAGTGATGATTGTCGCCATTGACGATTTCAGCCTGCAACAGGCAGACAACGCGGATCTCAGCGATGACACGGCACTTCAAAAATTGCGTGAATGGCCATGGCCTCGAAGCACCTACGCACTGGTGCTGGACCGCCTGATCGATAGCGGGGCCAAAACAATTGGATTCGATTTGTTATTTGATACTCCAAGTAGTCATGGCATGGAAGACGACGCTGTCTTTGCTGCAAGCCTTCAACGTCACGTCAACAGCGTGGTTTTAGGTGTTCAGGCCCTGAGCAGCGAAGGACCTGTCGCCGGTCTTTCTTTGCTTGACCTCACCCCGACGTTGAAAGACGCACATCCTTTGATCAGACGTGGGCTACTCAATGGCCGCCCAGATCCTGATGGTGTATTACGCAAACCCCCAGGCATCACCAGCCTGAATTTACGCAAGCAACTTGGACCAGCTGTACCGCCAGGTATGGCATCAGAGATTTTGAAAAAGCCACCGGCAAATCCAAAAACAGGAGTGCCACTGCTGGCACCTTATGGGCCACCGCGCACCATCCCCACACTTTCGATCTGGGAATTGCTTGAGCCAAAGGCCTATGCCGCACTCCAACAATCAGGAAAACTCCAAGATGCAGTAGTGCTGATAGGTCCTACAGCAGCAGTGTTTCAAGACCTTCACCGCAGCGTCTTCTCAGGCGCCGTGGGGATGCCGGGAGTTGAACTTCATGCCACTGAGGTTGCCAACCATCTTGAAGGTCGCAGCCTCCAATTTGTGCAACCCATCCCTGGTTGGAACCTCATCCTCGCGGCCCTCACCTGTGGTTTGGGACTTGCCATCAGCGGTTTGGAACGTCCCTTGCAAAGATTGGGCATTTCGGCGGTCGCAACCGTCGGATCGCTCCTCATTGGAGTGGTTTTGATCACCAAAGCCTGGGTCGTTCTTCCACTCGGAAGTATCGCTTTAACCATCCTTGCCACAGGAATCGTCTCCAGCGCTGATGCAACTGTGAAGCTGCAATGGCAGCGCCGACGACTTCGCAACACACTGGGACGCTATCTGTCCCCAGCAGTTGCCGCTGAAATCGCAGACCAACCAGACAATGCCGATGTCTTACTGCAAGGTCGGCTTGTCGATGTAGTGGTGCTGATGAGCGACATCCGTGGATTCACAGCTTTTACGCAAGCCATGACGGAGAAGGGAGAAGTCCACGGACTCGTGAACCGACTCAATACCTATTTCAGCGAGATTGTCGATGCGGTTCATGCTCAGCAAGGCACCGTTGATAAGTTCATCGGAGATGCAACGCTCGCCGTCTTTGGTGCTCCACTCCAACGCAGCTGCGCCGCGAATGCAGAGGCTGGTATTGAGACCGCGATCGCCATTCAGCAACGCCTAGAACAACTGAATCAGGAGTGGATTGCGAGTGGACAAGAGCCCTGGGCACAAGTGATTGTTCTCAGTTATGGGTGGGTCGTGAGCGGCAATATTGGAAGCAGCACTCGCATGGATTACACGGTGATTGGAGATGCGGTGAACACAGCCAGTCGTCTCGAACAAATCGCAAAGCAATGCAACCGCACAATCGTGATGAGCGAAGCCGTGGCGGAGCTGCTCGAGAATCAATGGCCTCTGGACGATCTCGGTAAATTTCCGATCAGAGGACAAGAGCCTCAACGTGTGTTCGCCCTAAAAACCGCCACCAATGCGTTGCGAAAGCCAGGCACTCACACCTAA
- a CDS encoding ecotin family protein: protein MDCPKSKQRKAIMNVVGGLPYDPRPRSQIVRCELHKLLPEHPDQQRYLIQSLSQPGFVPPGSLELRAGITTTDNCNRFGSKGRLKLDARVQSKGHQFWSVQLASGQDRGLRGVSFFQTLKLCPNQPKVERHVWLPGSPVVVSQRGSQSLVVDLPQGWILQWRPWGLETWATAVPLRE, encoded by the coding sequence TTGGACTGTCCCAAGTCCAAACAGAGAAAAGCCATCATGAATGTGGTTGGCGGATTGCCTTATGACCCACGCCCTCGCTCGCAGATCGTGCGGTGTGAATTGCACAAGCTTTTGCCTGAGCATCCGGATCAGCAGAGGTACTTAATCCAATCGCTTTCTCAACCCGGTTTTGTTCCTCCGGGTTCGCTTGAGCTTCGAGCTGGGATCACAACCACAGACAATTGCAATCGATTTGGATCGAAAGGTCGGCTTAAGCTTGACGCTCGTGTGCAATCGAAGGGACATCAGTTCTGGAGCGTTCAATTGGCTTCTGGCCAAGACAGGGGCTTGCGAGGAGTGTCGTTTTTTCAAACACTCAAGCTGTGCCCCAATCAACCCAAGGTGGAGCGCCACGTTTGGTTGCCAGGTTCACCTGTTGTTGTTTCACAGAGAGGGAGTCAATCCCTGGTGGTGGATTTGCCGCAGGGATGGATCCTCCAGTGGAGACCATGGGGTCTAGAGACTTGGGCCACGGCGGTGCCATTGCGCGAATGA
- a CDS encoding Crp/Fnr family transcriptional regulator: MLPLSVSELAEMPTFNSLEEIHLSQLLDRHRETSHQPDQVIVMEQDWGESLFLIRTGLAKVRTYSVDGDEVVMSLLGAGDIFGEMAALDRAARSADVVALTPLRLVKLRAAPFSALLTSQPGFALALARLEASRLRDLNQRFVLQSADATTRLLDALAYLARKSSAANDPQAAIPVLAQREIALLAGLARETASRTLSKLRTRGTVVAAEDGAYTIADLKPLVRRGLLPSV, from the coding sequence ATGCTGCCACTTTCTGTCTCTGAATTGGCTGAAATGCCGACGTTTAACTCCCTGGAAGAGATTCATCTATCACAGTTGCTCGATAGGCACCGGGAGACTTCCCATCAGCCTGATCAAGTCATTGTGATGGAACAGGACTGGGGGGAGTCTTTGTTTTTGATCCGGACAGGATTGGCCAAAGTGCGGACCTACTCTGTCGATGGAGACGAGGTGGTGATGTCGCTGCTGGGGGCGGGTGACATTTTTGGTGAGATGGCTGCCCTTGATCGCGCCGCTCGTTCGGCTGATGTGGTTGCTCTCACGCCGCTTCGATTGGTCAAGCTACGCGCTGCACCGTTTAGTGCCCTTCTGACGAGTCAGCCAGGATTTGCCTTGGCTTTGGCAAGGCTTGAAGCCTCAAGACTGAGGGATCTCAATCAACGCTTTGTATTGCAGAGTGCTGACGCAACGACGCGTCTCTTGGACGCCCTGGCCTATTTGGCTCGTAAGAGTTCAGCTGCCAATGATCCACAGGCAGCGATTCCTGTTTTAGCGCAACGAGAAATTGCCTTGCTCGCCGGGTTGGCTCGAGAGACAGCGTCTCGCACTCTGAGTAAGTTGCGCACTCGCGGGACTGTTGTCGCTGCGGAGGACGGGGCGTACACGATTGCTGACCTTAAACCACTGGTGCGTCGTGGATTATTGCCATCTGTTTAG
- the ndk gene encoding nucleoside-diphosphate kinase, with amino-acid sequence MAAERSFIAIKPDGVQRGLVGEILGRFERKGFKLVGLKQLTPSRELAEQHYGVHKERPFFGGLVDFITSGPVVAMVWEGDGVITSARKMIGATKPLEAEPGTIRGDLAINIGRNVIHGSDAPETAEFEIGLWFNPSELSDWTPSDQTWRVEG; translated from the coding sequence ATGGCTGCCGAACGCTCTTTTATTGCTATCAAACCCGACGGCGTGCAACGTGGACTTGTGGGAGAGATCCTGGGTCGCTTTGAGCGTAAGGGTTTCAAGCTGGTGGGGCTGAAGCAGCTCACCCCAAGCCGTGAGCTGGCTGAACAGCACTACGGAGTGCACAAAGAGCGCCCCTTTTTTGGTGGTTTGGTGGACTTCATCACGTCAGGGCCTGTAGTGGCCATGGTTTGGGAGGGCGATGGCGTGATCACCAGCGCTCGCAAAATGATTGGCGCCACTAAGCCTTTGGAGGCTGAGCCTGGCACCATTCGTGGCGACTTGGCCATCAACATTGGCCGCAATGTGATTCACGGTTCTGATGCACCAGAAACTGCTGAATTTGAGATTGGGCTTTGGTTCAATCCCTCTGAATTGAGCGATTGGACGCCTTCTGATCAGACCTGGCGCGTCGAGGGCTGA
- a CDS encoding cyclic nucleotide-binding domain-containing protein yields the protein MAGVQPRLSELLVTHLKELKAVSQLYDSGDVVIEKQKNADEILLVMSGELSVEIGLQRELARVKAGEMLGEMGLSGNNRHCATVRVHRGPAEIIRVNADALLRLALFDGDLALEMLALTSARCKQGNRLITLLLDSIQALSEGNAIELQTCLNQLQAEAGCFRTAAKQLAGIEERCHQ from the coding sequence ATGGCGGGCGTCCAACCCCGACTGAGTGAGCTGCTGGTCACTCACTTAAAAGAGCTCAAGGCCGTATCCCAGCTTTACGACAGCGGGGATGTTGTCATCGAAAAGCAGAAAAATGCGGATGAAATCCTGCTGGTCATGAGTGGAGAGCTCAGCGTGGAGATCGGCCTGCAACGGGAGCTAGCCCGCGTCAAAGCGGGGGAAATGCTTGGGGAGATGGGGCTATCAGGCAATAACCGACACTGCGCAACAGTTCGAGTACACCGAGGTCCCGCAGAAATTATTCGAGTCAACGCGGATGCCCTGCTTCGCTTAGCCCTCTTTGATGGCGATCTTGCGTTGGAAATGCTCGCCCTAACCAGCGCCCGCTGCAAGCAAGGCAATCGGCTCATCACGCTGCTGTTGGACTCGATCCAGGCTCTCTCTGAAGGCAACGCAATTGAACTCCAAACATGTCTGAACCAATTACAAGCCGAAGCAGGTTGTTTCCGGACTGCCGCCAAACAATTAGCAGGAATCGAGGAGCGTTGTCACCAGTGA